Proteins found in one Paenibacillus borealis genomic segment:
- a CDS encoding YjzC family protein: MGEKTEYEKGDKAPNPGVYTEVGEARSFHTEIQNPKRIEMEKGDTFPETSNKNRKWKKVEKARVH, from the coding sequence ATGGGCGAGAAAACAGAGTACGAAAAGGGCGATAAAGCCCCGAATCCGGGCGTTTATACAGAAGTAGGCGAAGCGCGCAGCTTCCATACCGAGATCCAGAATCCCAAGCGGATTGAAATGGAGAAGGGTGACACTTTTCCTGAGACCTCAAACAAAAACCGTAAATGGAAAAAAGTCGAGAAAGCGCGCGTGCATTAA
- a CDS encoding DUF951 domain-containing protein has protein sequence MERKVFGLGDIVQMKKPHPCGTNEMEIIRMGMDIRIKCTGCQHSVLIPRAKFEKNMKKVLHSAEGGAENN, from the coding sequence ATGGAACGTAAAGTATTCGGGCTGGGTGATATCGTACAGATGAAGAAGCCGCATCCCTGCGGAACGAACGAGATGGAGATTATCCGTATGGGGATGGATATCCGGATTAAATGTACCGGCTGTCAGCATAGCGTCCTCATTCCCCGTGCTAAATTTGAAAAAAACATGAAGAAGGTTCTTCATTCTGCTGAAGGCGGAGCCGAAAACAATTAA
- a CDS encoding mechanosensitive ion channel domain-containing protein: MNNWILEATTPSQAVDEVVRFKDRIWDWVTNADMWATVLFSGVQILLLFLVTRVIIKVVSNVIDRSLERETRGRRLANNRRFSTVGGLMKNVVAFICNFVMIMMILSVFHFDLKPLLAGAGVVGLAIGFGAQSLVKDVITGFFIIFEDQFAVGDVIQSGTYKGTVEMIGLRTTRLLSATGEVHIIPNGTIVNVTNYSLANALAVVDVPVKIERGLEATLALIGEALKGIEERNPSVIDYPNVLGIQSMSTSEYVIRVAANCMPNARDSAERQIQSDIKQALEQQSALEAAKAEQEAREQAEREVRAAHEEELAESARRAREEQEAGPRRQIAAAQEGEEGEE, translated from the coding sequence ATGAATAACTGGATACTGGAAGCGACAACGCCGAGCCAGGCAGTTGACGAAGTGGTCCGCTTTAAGGATAGAATATGGGACTGGGTAACCAATGCAGATATGTGGGCTACCGTGCTGTTTTCCGGAGTACAGATTCTTCTGCTTTTTCTTGTAACCCGGGTAATTATTAAAGTAGTCTCCAATGTTATTGACCGTTCCCTGGAGCGGGAGACGCGGGGAAGACGCTTAGCGAATAACCGCCGTTTCTCAACGGTAGGCGGACTAATGAAGAATGTAGTAGCTTTCATCTGTAATTTTGTCATGATTATGATGATTCTGTCTGTATTCCATTTCGATCTGAAACCGCTGCTGGCTGGGGCCGGAGTTGTCGGGCTGGCCATAGGGTTCGGTGCACAAAGTTTGGTCAAAGATGTAATTACCGGTTTCTTCATTATCTTCGAGGATCAATTTGCGGTAGGAGATGTGATCCAGAGCGGAACCTATAAAGGTACAGTAGAGATGATTGGCCTGAGAACGACCCGGCTGCTGAGTGCCACAGGGGAAGTGCATATCATACCGAATGGCACGATTGTGAATGTTACGAACTATTCGCTGGCTAATGCCCTGGCAGTAGTAGATGTGCCTGTCAAAATAGAGCGGGGTTTAGAAGCAACACTTGCACTGATTGGAGAAGCGCTTAAGGGGATAGAAGAGCGGAACCCCAGTGTAATTGACTACCCCAATGTGCTGGGCATTCAGTCGATGAGTACTTCCGAATATGTGATCCGGGTGGCGGCTAATTGCATGCCTAACGCCAGAGATTCTGCAGAGCGGCAGATTCAGAGTGATATTAAGCAGGCTCTGGAGCAGCAGAGTGCTTTGGAAGCAGCTAAGGCAGAGCAGGAGGCGCGTGAACAGGCGGAGAGGGAAGTAAGGGCGGCTCATGAGGAAGAGCTTGCAGAAAGCGCCCGTAGAGCCCGTGAAGAGCAGGAGGCGGGTCCAAGAAGACAGATAGCCGCTGCGCAAGAGGGAGAGGAAGGGGAAGAATAA
- a CDS encoding DUF3343 domain-containing protein has translation MEEELLIAFDSTQQALRAEMLLEYAEIEIDIFPTPKEITAGCAMSIQFYRNALEEVRVIVAEQNVEIRGIFAKSSDGIGYVEVVEREEFDE, from the coding sequence GTGGAGGAGGAACTGCTGATAGCCTTTGATTCGACACAGCAGGCGCTGCGCGCTGAGATGCTGCTTGAATATGCGGAGATTGAAATTGATATATTTCCTACACCCAAGGAGATTACAGCCGGTTGCGCCATGTCGATCCAATTCTACCGGAATGCGTTGGAAGAGGTACGGGTCATTGTGGCGGAGCAGAATGTAGAGATACGCGGGATCTTCGCCAAATCAAGTGATGGTATAGGGTATGTGGAGGTTGTGGAGAGGGAGGAGTTCGATGAATAA
- the yyaC gene encoding spore protease YyaC: MNFSSKASPLQEPSCLKISHADPDIYSAITHRLLFYFSRTRTDTPIVIVCVGTDRSTGDSLGPLVGTALARFHSPLFHLYGTLEEPVHAVNLEETLSLIYKKHHNPFIIGIDACLGQSTSVGCIQVVEGPLRPGAGVNKQLPPVGDIHLTGIVNVGGFMEYFVLQNTRLSLVMRLSDIIASSLYSALKQWNLHAKSAAAREQ; the protein is encoded by the coding sequence ATGAATTTCTCTTCTAAAGCCTCACCTCTGCAAGAACCGTCCTGTTTAAAAATATCACATGCTGATCCCGATATCTATTCTGCGATTACCCACCGGCTTCTTTTTTACTTTTCACGCACCCGTACAGATACACCAATCGTGATTGTCTGTGTAGGCACTGACCGCTCTACCGGTGATTCACTTGGACCGCTGGTCGGCACGGCGCTTGCCCGCTTCCATAGCCCCTTATTCCATCTCTACGGAACGCTGGAAGAGCCTGTGCATGCCGTTAACCTGGAGGAAACTCTCTCCCTCATTTATAAGAAGCACCATAATCCGTTCATCATCGGAATTGATGCCTGTCTGGGCCAGTCGACAAGCGTTGGCTGCATCCAGGTCGTTGAGGGGCCGCTCCGGCCGGGAGCAGGCGTTAATAAGCAACTCCCCCCGGTTGGCGATATCCATTTGACAGGCATTGTGAATGTCGGGGGCTTCATGGAGTATTTCGTACTGCAGAACACAAGATTAAGCCTCGTAATGAGATTATCCGACATCATTGCTTCAAGCCTCTATTCCGCACTTAAGCAATGGAACCTTCATGCTAAATCTGCTGCAGCGCGAGAGCAATAA
- a CDS encoding DUF4446 family protein translates to MSELNEVISEQLSVFIMGFAVLIVLLAIVLIIQGAKIRKMRRRYEAMMSGNGIEDLESLLVNLKNQGDMLEEGQREHKVMIEAAQSKMRGMKSKVAMKRYNAFGERGNDLSFSLAILDDNHSGIVLSSLHNRENSYIYSKPLEKGESQYPLSPEEKEVIALALQQI, encoded by the coding sequence ATGTCGGAGTTAAATGAAGTGATAAGTGAGCAGCTGTCGGTGTTCATTATGGGTTTTGCTGTATTGATTGTTCTGCTGGCAATTGTTCTGATTATCCAAGGGGCGAAGATCCGCAAGATGCGGCGCAGATATGAAGCGATGATGAGCGGCAATGGCATTGAGGATCTGGAGAGTCTGCTGGTGAATCTGAAGAACCAGGGAGATATGCTGGAGGAGGGGCAGCGTGAGCATAAGGTGATGATTGAAGCCGCACAATCCAAGATGCGCGGAATGAAATCGAAAGTAGCCATGAAACGCTACAATGCCTTCGGGGAGCGCGGTAATGATCTGAGCTTCTCGCTTGCCATTCTGGATGACAACCATAGCGGAATTGTACTGAGCAGCCTGCACAACCGCGAGAACTCATATATATATTCTAAGCCGCTTGAAAAGGGAGAGTCGCAGTATCCCCTGTCTCCAGAGGAGAAGGAAGTTATTGCTCTCGCGCTGCAGCAGATTTAG
- a CDS encoding aminotransferase class V-fold PLP-dependent enzyme: MERLVYLDHAATSWPKPPTVAAAMMDALEHSGANAGRGNHSLAIGTGRVLVRSRALLAQLFAVSNAQNIAFTHNTTMGLNMAIKGTLQPGDHVISTMTEHNSVRRPLEYLRRTIGIEVDYLQVDREGQIDLSELQKSFRHNTRMVICNHSSNLLGSILPIGMIGDMARAHGAVFLVDAAQSAGSLNINVTEMNIDLLAFPGHKGLLGPQGTGGLYISPHLDMEPLMHGGTGSQSENIEQPTVRPDRYEAGTQNAVGIAGLQAGVKEILSLGTEQIHLQEWKLTQKLMEGLASIPGIRILGPGRGIQRSGIVAFIIEGQESADIAHRLDREYNIAVRAGMHCTPLAHKAADTLQSGAVRASVGVSSTEEDVNRLLVAMAEMYGVSRTR, encoded by the coding sequence ATGGAGAGACTGGTTTATCTGGATCATGCAGCAACCTCATGGCCTAAGCCGCCAACAGTTGCTGCTGCGATGATGGATGCCCTGGAGCATTCAGGAGCAAATGCCGGGAGAGGTAACCACTCACTGGCAATAGGTACAGGACGCGTGCTGGTAAGGTCGCGGGCTTTGCTGGCTCAACTGTTCGCTGTCTCCAATGCTCAGAATATTGCCTTTACTCATAACACAACAATGGGGCTAAATATGGCTATTAAGGGTACACTTCAACCAGGAGATCATGTGATTTCAACAATGACAGAGCATAACTCTGTACGCAGACCGTTAGAGTATTTGCGCCGGACGATAGGTATTGAAGTGGATTATTTACAGGTTGATCGTGAAGGGCAGATCGATCTGTCTGAGCTTCAGAAATCCTTCCGCCACAATACCAGAATGGTGATTTGTAATCACAGTTCCAATCTGCTCGGAAGTATACTGCCCATTGGAATGATCGGTGACATGGCCAGGGCACATGGAGCTGTATTTCTGGTGGATGCTGCTCAGAGTGCAGGCTCACTGAATATAAATGTGACAGAGATGAATATCGATCTGCTGGCTTTTCCGGGGCATAAAGGTTTATTGGGACCGCAAGGGACCGGAGGATTGTATATATCGCCTCATTTAGATATGGAGCCGCTGATGCACGGCGGGACAGGCAGCCAATCAGAGAATATTGAACAACCCACTGTACGGCCTGACCGCTATGAAGCCGGCACGCAAAATGCTGTAGGGATAGCCGGACTGCAGGCGGGTGTAAAGGAGATCTTGTCTCTTGGGACCGAACAGATTCACTTGCAGGAATGGAAGCTGACGCAAAAGCTAATGGAGGGCTTGGCTTCTATTCCGGGAATCCGGATTCTCGGACCGGGTAGAGGTATTCAGCGTAGCGGAATTGTGGCGTTTATAATTGAGGGGCAAGAATCAGCGGATATTGCCCATCGCCTGGACCGCGAATATAACATTGCTGTGCGTGCAGGTATGCATTGTACGCCGCTTGCTCATAAAGCTGCAGATACTTTGCAGAGTGGAGCAGTAAGGGCGAGTGTTGGAGTAAGCTCGACAGAAGAGGACGTTAACAGGTTGCTTGTTGCTATGGCCGAAATGTACGGCGTATCACGAACAAGATAA
- a CDS encoding ParB/RepB/Spo0J family partition protein gives MSKRLGKGLDALIPSLSINEDDKVVEIPLSQLRANPYQPRKDFNEEAIQELAESIRQHGVIQPIIVRSVLKGYEIIAGERRFRASQYCGKATIPAVVRSLSDQQVMEIALIENLQRENLNAMEIAVAYQGLMDQFALTQEELSLKVGKSRSHIANFLRLLSLPEEVKDYVSRGTISMGHARAIVALKDPETIKQLAGQCVEQQWSVRELEEVVKNLDRKPANGIKAKVVKRDPYIDNVEEVLRERFKTTVKIKQGKEKGKIELNYYSAQDLERLLELLGN, from the coding sequence ATGAGTAAGCGCCTAGGCAAAGGCTTGGATGCTTTAATACCTTCTTTATCGATTAACGAGGACGATAAGGTTGTAGAAATACCCTTGTCGCAGTTAAGAGCCAATCCGTATCAGCCGCGTAAAGATTTCAACGAAGAAGCTATTCAGGAACTGGCTGAATCCATTAGACAGCATGGAGTCATTCAACCGATCATTGTCCGCAGTGTATTGAAGGGCTATGAGATCATTGCTGGTGAACGCCGGTTCCGTGCATCGCAATACTGCGGCAAAGCAACAATTCCTGCAGTGGTCCGCAGCCTGAGTGATCAGCAGGTCATGGAGATTGCCCTGATCGAAAACCTGCAGCGTGAGAATCTAAATGCAATGGAAATTGCCGTTGCTTATCAAGGGTTGATGGATCAATTCGCTCTAACCCAAGAAGAGCTGTCACTGAAGGTGGGAAAGTCCAGATCGCATATCGCCAACTTCCTGCGGCTGCTTAGTCTGCCGGAAGAAGTGAAGGATTATGTTTCACGTGGAACAATTTCTATGGGACATGCCCGGGCAATTGTAGCGCTTAAAGATCCGGAGACCATTAAACAATTAGCCGGGCAGTGTGTGGAACAGCAGTGGAGTGTACGAGAATTGGAAGAGGTAGTGAAGAACCTCGACCGCAAACCTGCTAATGGAATTAAGGCTAAAGTGGTCAAACGCGATCCTTATATCGACAATGTTGAGGAAGTATTGCGGGAACGGTTCAAAACAACCGTTAAGATTAAGCAAGGTAAGGAAAAAGGGAAAATAGAATTAAATTATTACAGTGCCCAAGACCTGGAAAGATTGCTGGAGCTGCTCGGGAACTGA
- a CDS encoding ParA family protein, protein MSKIIAIANQKGGVGKTTTSVNLGAGMATLGKRVLLVDIDPQGNTTSGVGVNKADVANCIYDILINEANPQETILETQIEGLHIIPATIQLAGAEIELVSTISRELKLKKALNAVKANYDYIIIDCPPSLGILTINSLTAADSVIIPIQCEYYALEGLSQLLNTVRLVQKNLNPHLKIEGVLLTMLDARTNLGIQVIEEVKKYFQEKVYRTIIPRNVRLSEAPSHGQSIITYDSRSKGAEVYLELAKEVISYE, encoded by the coding sequence GTGTCCAAGATTATTGCCATAGCAAATCAAAAAGGCGGGGTCGGTAAAACAACAACCTCTGTAAACCTGGGTGCCGGCATGGCTACTTTAGGGAAGAGAGTGCTGCTTGTTGATATCGATCCCCAAGGCAACACTACGAGCGGCGTTGGCGTCAACAAAGCGGATGTAGCAAATTGCATTTATGATATTCTAATTAATGAAGCTAACCCGCAGGAAACGATACTGGAGACCCAAATCGAAGGTCTTCATATTATACCGGCTACTATTCAATTGGCGGGTGCAGAGATCGAATTGGTCTCAACGATTTCGCGAGAGCTGAAGTTGAAGAAGGCTCTAAATGCGGTGAAGGCCAATTATGATTACATCATCATCGACTGCCCTCCATCATTGGGTATTCTTACCATTAACTCTCTGACTGCGGCAGACTCCGTAATTATTCCAATTCAGTGCGAATACTATGCGCTTGAAGGGCTGAGCCAGCTGCTTAATACTGTGAGATTGGTACAGAAGAATCTTAACCCTCACCTTAAGATAGAAGGCGTTCTACTTACTATGCTTGATGCCCGGACGAATCTGGGTATTCAAGTGATTGAAGAAGTGAAAAAGTACTTCCAGGAAAAAGTGTATAGAACCATTATTCCGCGCAATGTACGTCTCAGCGAAGCTCCTTCGCATGGACAATCCATTATCACCTATGATTCCCGTTCCAAAGGAGCGGAAGTGTATTTAGAGTTGGCAAAGGAAGTGATTTCTTATGAGTAA
- the noc gene encoding nucleoid occlusion protein encodes MKEQFTKLFGFTERSSGEEIKQIPVHEVISSPYQPRTIFDDDKIDELCQTIKTHGVIQPIVVRMRDSQYEIIAGERRWRAVKKLGMETIPALVREFNDSQAASIALIENLQREGLTSIEEAIAYQKLIDLHQLTQESLAQRLGKSQSTIANKIRLLNLPEQVKTALMERKITERHARSLLSLDTEEMQLKVLAEVISKELNVKQTEARIAFYKAVTQTKKSKRVSYTKDVRLALNTIRQSIDMVSGSGMEIKTSENDRGDHYEIVIQIPKR; translated from the coding sequence ATGAAAGAACAATTCACCAAGCTTTTTGGATTTACCGAGCGGAGCAGCGGAGAAGAGATCAAACAAATCCCGGTTCATGAGGTCATCAGCAGTCCATATCAGCCACGGACGATTTTTGATGATGACAAGATAGATGAGCTATGCCAGACTATCAAAACTCATGGAGTTATCCAGCCGATCGTTGTGCGTATGCGTGATTCACAGTATGAAATTATCGCAGGTGAAAGACGCTGGAGGGCGGTCAAGAAGCTGGGCATGGAGACTATTCCGGCTCTAGTCCGCGAATTCAATGATTCACAAGCAGCCTCAATTGCACTGATAGAGAATTTGCAGCGTGAGGGTCTAACTTCTATTGAAGAGGCCATTGCCTATCAGAAGCTGATCGATCTGCATCAATTGACACAAGAGAGTCTGGCTCAGCGGCTTGGCAAAAGCCAGTCAACGATTGCCAACAAGATTCGCTTGCTGAATTTACCGGAGCAGGTGAAGACTGCTTTGATGGAAAGAAAAATCACTGAACGTCATGCTCGGTCACTGTTATCTCTCGACACGGAGGAGATGCAGCTGAAAGTTCTGGCTGAGGTTATCTCCAAAGAACTCAATGTGAAACAAACAGAGGCACGTATTGCATTCTACAAAGCAGTTACACAGACCAAAAAATCAAAACGGGTATCCTATACAAAGGATGTTCGTCTCGCCCTTAATACAATTCGTCAATCCATTGATATGGTTTCCGGTTCGGGGATGGAAATCAAGACATCTGAGAATGACCGCGGCGATCATTATGAGATTGTTATCCAAATTCCAAAAAGATAA
- the rsmG gene encoding 16S rRNA (guanine(527)-N(7))-methyltransferase RsmG, with amino-acid sequence MDNTAAQFAALLNERGLQLSTKQLEQFEQYFQELISWNEKMNLTGITERSQVYTKHFYDSLSLAFYINMDETKTLADIGSGAGFPGIPLKICFPHLKLTIVDSLNKRISFLQHVCDTLGLTGVQLIHGRAEEVARQYVHRDAYDVVTARAVARLSLLNEFCLPFTRKDGVFAAMKGSDPAEELAEAKRSFKELRAELQKVESFSLPVEESARHIILVRKTGATPAKYPRKPGVPAKSPLI; translated from the coding sequence ATGGATAATACGGCAGCCCAGTTCGCCGCTCTGCTCAACGAGCGCGGACTACAGCTCTCAACGAAGCAGTTAGAACAATTTGAACAATATTTCCAGGAATTGATCTCCTGGAATGAGAAGATGAATCTTACAGGTATTACGGAAAGAAGCCAGGTATATACGAAGCATTTCTACGATTCACTATCCCTGGCATTCTATATTAATATGGATGAAACCAAAACTCTTGCTGATATCGGCTCGGGTGCAGGATTTCCTGGAATTCCGCTAAAGATTTGTTTCCCGCATCTGAAGCTGACGATTGTGGATTCACTGAACAAGCGAATCTCTTTCCTGCAGCATGTGTGTGATACTCTGGGTTTGACTGGCGTACAACTGATTCACGGACGGGCTGAAGAGGTAGCCAGACAATATGTTCACCGCGATGCTTATGATGTGGTAACTGCCCGTGCGGTTGCACGCTTATCCCTCTTGAATGAGTTTTGTCTTCCGTTTACCCGGAAGGACGGAGTCTTTGCCGCAATGAAGGGCAGCGACCCGGCTGAGGAATTGGCTGAAGCCAAGCGCAGCTTCAAGGAACTGCGCGCGGAACTGCAGAAGGTTGAATCCTTCAGTTTACCTGTGGAGGAATCTGCGCGGCATATTATTCTTGTGCGCAAGACCGGGGCTACACCGGCCAAATATCCGCGGAAACCAGGCGTTCCCGCCAAATCGCCACTCATTTAA
- the mnmG gene encoding tRNA uridine-5-carboxymethylaminomethyl(34) synthesis enzyme MnmG produces the protein MNYDGGSYDVVVIGAGHAGCEAALAAARMGCRTLMITINLDMVAFMPCNPSIGGPAKGHVVREIDALGGEMGRNIDKTFIQLRMLNTGKGPAVHALRAQADKFLYQHAMKETMEKTPNLTLRQGMVEELIVEDGRCAGVVTKTGTVYHSKTVILTTGTYLRGKVIMGELTYESGPNNQQPSVRLSENLRELGFDLVRFKTGTPPRVHKDTIDFSKTEIQPGDDKPKFFSFETKSSDNEQLPCWLTYTSPVTHQIINDNLHRAPMFTGIIEGTGPRYCPSIEDKVVRFSDKSQHQIFLEPEGKNTSEYYVQGLSTSLPEDVQLAVLRSIPGMEKVEMMRNGYAIEYDAMVPTQLWPSLETKRLPGLFTAGQINGTSGYEEAAGQGVIAGINAARKVQEKEPVVLDRSQGYIGVLIDDLVTKGTNEPYRLLTSRAEYRLLLRHDNADLRLTPIGYDIGLIPEQRYEAFLDKKGRVDREIIRLQETKVKPVQVNEALAGYESAPIVDGSNLLTLMRRPELTYSFVDMISPAPEELDEDMKEQVEIQIKYAGYIEKQLQHVEKLQKMEKKKIPDDINYNEIHGLAMEARQKLTKIAPISIGQASRIGGVTPADISILLVHLEHYNRVTAAKG, from the coding sequence ATGAATTATGATGGAGGCAGCTATGATGTTGTCGTCATTGGCGCCGGACATGCCGGCTGCGAAGCGGCTCTGGCTGCTGCACGGATGGGCTGCCGCACACTGATGATCACGATTAACCTGGATATGGTGGCCTTCATGCCATGTAATCCATCTATTGGCGGACCTGCCAAGGGCCATGTGGTGCGTGAAATTGATGCGCTGGGCGGGGAAATGGGCCGCAATATAGATAAAACTTTCATCCAGCTGCGGATGCTTAACACGGGTAAAGGACCTGCTGTTCACGCACTGCGTGCACAGGCGGACAAGTTCCTGTATCAGCATGCGATGAAGGAAACGATGGAAAAGACGCCAAACCTGACTCTGCGCCAGGGCATGGTGGAAGAACTGATCGTTGAAGACGGACGCTGCGCCGGCGTTGTTACAAAGACCGGAACCGTATATCACAGCAAAACTGTTATCCTGACAACTGGAACCTATCTGCGCGGCAAAGTGATTATGGGTGAACTGACTTATGAGAGCGGACCGAACAATCAGCAGCCGTCTGTACGGTTGTCCGAGAATTTGCGTGAGCTTGGATTTGATCTGGTCCGCTTCAAGACTGGAACACCGCCGCGTGTGCACAAGGATACGATTGATTTCTCCAAGACAGAAATTCAGCCGGGTGATGATAAGCCGAAATTCTTCTCTTTTGAAACTAAATCATCCGATAATGAACAGCTGCCTTGCTGGCTGACTTACACATCACCGGTCACGCATCAGATTATTAATGATAACCTGCACCGGGCACCGATGTTTACCGGAATTATTGAAGGAACAGGTCCGCGCTATTGTCCATCGATCGAAGATAAGGTCGTCCGGTTCAGCGATAAATCCCAGCATCAGATCTTCCTGGAGCCGGAAGGCAAAAACACATCGGAATACTATGTACAAGGTCTGTCCACGAGCCTCCCTGAGGATGTGCAGCTGGCAGTACTGCGTTCCATTCCCGGTATGGAAAAGGTAGAGATGATGCGCAACGGCTATGCGATTGAATATGATGCGATGGTTCCTACTCAGCTCTGGCCTTCTCTGGAAACGAAACGTTTGCCGGGACTATTCACCGCCGGACAAATCAATGGCACCTCCGGGTACGAGGAAGCTGCTGGGCAGGGCGTAATTGCAGGTATTAACGCAGCGCGCAAAGTGCAGGAGAAGGAGCCGGTGGTCCTTGACCGGTCCCAAGGTTATATCGGGGTTCTGATTGATGATCTGGTCACCAAAGGAACCAATGAACCTTATCGTCTGCTGACTTCACGTGCGGAATACCGGCTGCTGCTCCGTCATGATAATGCTGATCTGCGCCTGACTCCAATCGGTTATGATATCGGGCTTATTCCAGAGCAGCGTTATGAGGCATTCCTCGATAAAAAAGGACGGGTAGACCGTGAAATTATCCGCCTGCAGGAAACGAAGGTTAAACCTGTTCAGGTGAATGAGGCCCTTGCCGGTTATGAATCGGCACCTATTGTTGACGGAAGCAATCTGCTGACCTTAATGCGCCGTCCGGAGCTTACTTACAGCTTCGTAGATATGATATCGCCTGCTCCGGAAGAGCTGGACGAAGATATGAAGGAACAGGTTGAGATCCAGATTAAATATGCCGGATATATTGAGAAACAACTTCAGCATGTAGAGAAGCTGCAGAAGATGGAGAAAAAGAAGATTCCTGACGATATCAACTACAATGAAATCCATGGGCTTGCGATGGAAGCCCGGCAAAAGCTGACCAAAATCGCTCCAATCTCCATTGGGCAGGCATCGCGCATTGGAGGAGTAACTCCGGCAGATATTTCAATTCTGCTTGTACATCTGGAGCATTATAACCGTGTGACAGCGGCGAAAGGATAA
- the mnmE gene encoding tRNA uridine-5-carboxymethylaminomethyl(34) synthesis GTPase MnmE has protein sequence MLSDTIAAVSTALGEGGIAIIRVSGPQAISQVAPLFKSRIPLTEAESHTVHYGHIVSPLDGERMEEVLVTVMKGPRSFTTEDVVEISAHGGVISVRRVMDLLLQQDIRLAEPGEFTKRAFLGGRIDLSQAEAVIDLIRSKSDRAFSVALKQVSGSLSARIHELRHTLIEMLAHIEVNIDYPEHDVESLTADFIKDKSQAVMEGINKLLRTANEGKILREGITTAIVGRPNVGKSSLLNALARDNKAIVTDIPGTTRDVIEEYVTINNIPLKLLDTAGIRETMDVVERIGVERSKAAFSDADLILLVLNANDELHEDELALMEQIHGRQALVIMNKMDLPSRLDTDKLRSFFDESSIVPMSVLEEEGLDKLEEAISALFFGGKLESGDLTYVSNVRHIALLKKARKSLQDAYEAAEMLIPIDMIQIDVRLAWEQLGEIIGDAAADSLLDQIFSQFCLGK, from the coding sequence ATGCTTAGTGACACTATAGCTGCCGTATCGACGGCTCTGGGTGAAGGCGGAATTGCCATCATCCGGGTTAGCGGACCGCAGGCTATCAGCCAGGTTGCTCCATTGTTCAAAAGCCGTATCCCCCTTACGGAAGCTGAATCCCATACTGTACATTATGGACATATTGTAAGTCCGCTGGATGGGGAGCGGATGGAAGAAGTGCTGGTTACGGTTATGAAGGGACCGCGTTCTTTTACAACGGAAGATGTAGTGGAAATCAGTGCCCATGGCGGCGTAATCTCTGTAAGAAGAGTGATGGACCTGCTACTGCAGCAGGATATCCGGCTGGCTGAGCCGGGGGAATTCACCAAACGTGCTTTTCTGGGCGGACGGATTGATCTTTCGCAGGCAGAGGCTGTTATTGACCTGATTCGTTCCAAATCGGACCGGGCCTTCTCGGTTGCGCTTAAGCAGGTTAGCGGTTCTCTATCCGCACGGATTCATGAGCTTCGGCACACTCTTATTGAGATGCTGGCTCATATTGAAGTGAACATTGATTATCCGGAACATGATGTGGAGTCCTTAACAGCCGATTTCATCAAGGACAAGAGCCAAGCGGTTATGGAAGGCATTAACAAGCTGCTTCGTACAGCTAATGAAGGAAAGATTCTGCGCGAAGGGATCACAACAGCAATTGTGGGCCGGCCTAATGTCGGCAAGTCCTCCCTGCTTAACGCGCTTGCCCGCGACAACAAGGCGATTGTAACCGATATTCCGGGAACAACGCGTGATGTAATAGAAGAGTATGTTACGATTAATAATATTCCCCTGAAGCTGCTGGACACTGCCGGTATCCGTGAAACTATGGATGTGGTAGAAAGAATCGGTGTGGAACGTTCGAAGGCGGCTTTTAGCGATGCGGATCTGATTCTGCTGGTGCTGAACGCCAACGATGAGCTCCATGAGGATGAATTGGCACTGATGGAACAAATCCACGGTAGACAAGCCCTGGTCATCATGAATAAAATGGACTTACCGTCCCGTCTGGATACGGATAAGCTGCGCTCCTTTTTTGACGAGTCGAGCATTGTACCGATGTCTGTGCTGGAGGAGGAAGGACTGGATAAACTGGAAGAGGCGATCTCGGCACTCTTTTTCGGAGGCAAGCTGGAGTCAGGTGACTTGACTTACGTAAGTAATGTAAGACATATTGCCTTGCTGAAGAAGGCACGTAAATCACTTCAGGATGCCTACGAAGCTGCGGAGATGCTTATTCCTATAGATATGATACAGATCGATGTACGCCTTGCCTGGGAGCAGCTTGGTGAGATTATTGGAGATGCGGCTGCTGATTCACTGCTGGATCAGATCTTCTCGCAATTCTGCTTAGGTAAATAA